The Aethina tumida isolate Nest 87 chromosome 6, icAetTumi1.1, whole genome shotgun sequence genome has a segment encoding these proteins:
- the LOC109602642 gene encoding diacylglycerol lipase-alpha isoform X3, producing MPGIVVFRRRWSVGSDDLVVPGAFLFTVHLIWTIILGCVLFLIHFDRSVQCVLLLWCLILVYLVILILSLAVEFAICVVAMRGSILETAQRSSMQYILYLRLTVMFVEAGWLSAGVAWLIKYYLDCEIDKAKETVLGMVVFNWCILLSVLVTVWCTYDTAGRSWVKMKQYQRSMRESESKFQYKRSGSTRNWRQRKVLRAYEDSWHNRCRFLFCCSSGSDRNRNSFSDIARIFSDYFRDLDVVPSDVVVGLVLLRKFQKIEQKAIVEQRKNDTYEFLSGAPITPRTQFLSLHDDGSDLNEFENVIHYAYFAVRAYNWPIYLMTNKMGLCRLCAGLNCCCIPCRKQSGSGNAEILDDNCCKCNYAALKLLTEMGDIEIIYATYHVDVGQTPFFVALDYDKRKIIISIRGTLSMKDVLTDLNAEGEPIPLTQQKDDWLGHKGMVQAAQYILEKLDEEQLVERAQNYRPERGTNDFEIVIVGHSLGAGTASILGILLRERHPTLLCYCYSPPGGLLSAPAVEYTKEFTISVVVGKDVVPRIGLHQMETLRTDLINAIKRSVDPKWKTITCSIICCGCSQPTSAVEMSTGERDVSEYMRSKEHARCVGIHPSDSSIALTTHQPLYPPGRIVHVVRQHPTTGQQALSKSDPVYQALWAANTDFDEVLISPVMIQDHMPDTLLDALNKVDRRDERHRLRNTETGDSPVRGDSPLLEHQPAPPDTRYSIHEQNYFILIITC from the exons ATGCCGGGGATCGTGGTGTTCAGGAGGCGGTGGAGTGTCGGTTCCGATGATCTGGTCGTTCCCGGTGCGTTCCTGTTCACCGTGCATCTTATATG gacTATAATATTGGGTTGCGTCCTGTTCCTGATCCACTTCGACCGGAGTGTGCAATGTGTTCTGTTACTGTGGTGTCTCATCCTCGTCTACTTGGTCATCCTGATCTTGTCCCTGGCGGTCGAGTTCGCCATCTGTGTGGTGGCGATGCGGGGCAGCATCTTAGAAACAGCCCAAAGGTCCAGCATGCAGTACATCCTCTACCTCAGACTAA CTGTGATGTTCGTAGAAGCAGGTTGGCTCTCCGCCGGCGTAGCCtggttaataaaatactatttagaCTGTGAAATCGACAAAGCCAAAGAGACTGTAttag GTATGGTAGTTTTCAACTGGTGCATCCTGCTGTCGGTGTTGGTAACCGTGTGGTGCACCTACGACACGGCCGGCCGTTCCTGGGTGAAGATGAAACAGTACCAGCGCAGCATGCGCGAATCCGAATCGAAGTTCCAGTACAAACGGTCGGGCAGCACGAGAAACTGGCGCCAACGCAAAGTACTGAGGGCGTACGAAGACAGCTGGCACAACAGATGCAGGTTCCTGTTCTGCTGTTCCTCCGGCTCCGACCGCAACAGGAACTCCTTCTCGGACATCGCGCGCATATTCTCCGACTACTTCCGCGACCTGGACGTGGTGCCGTCCGACGTGGTGGTGGGTCTGGTGCTGTTGCGTAAGTTCCAGAAGATCGAACAGAAGGCGATTGTGGAGCAGAGGAAGAACGACACGTACGAATTTCTGTCAGGCGCCCCCATCACGCCCCGGACCCAGTTCCTGTCGTTGCACGACGACGGTTCCGACCTGAACGAGTTCGAGAACGTGATCCATTACGCTTACTTCGCGGTGAGGGCGTACAACTGGCCCATCTACTTGATGACCAACAAGATGGGGCTGTGCAGACTTTGCGCTGGCTTGAACTGCTGTTGCATACCTTGCAGGAAGCAATCGGGTTCGGGCAACGCCGAAATTTTGGATGACAACTGTTGCAAGTGCAACTACGCCGCCTTGAAGTTACTGACGGAAATGG GAGATATTGAAATAATCTACGCCACTTATCACGTAGACGTGGGCCAAACCCCGTTCTTCGTGGCCTTGGACTATGACAAACGAAAAATCATCATCAGCATCCGTGGTACCCTCTCCATGAAG GACGTCCTGACGGACTTAAACGCCGAAGGCGAACCCATACCCTTGACGCAACAGAAGGACGACTGGCTGGGTCACAAGGGGATGGTGCAGGCCGCCCAGTACATCCTGGAGAAGCTGGACGAAGAACAACTGGTGGAACGGGCCCAAAACTACAGGCCGGAACGTGGTACCAACGATTTCGAAATTGTGATCGTGGGCCACTCACTTGGTGCCGGTACTGCCAGCATCCTGGGAATACTTCTGAGGGAACGACACCCCACACTTCTGTGTTACTGTTACTCGCCGCCCGGTGGTCTGCTGTCGGCGCCTGCGGTCGAGTACACCAAGGAGTTTACGATTTCGGTGGTGGTGGGGAAGGATGTGGTACCGAGGATCGGGCTGCACCAAATGGAGACGCTGCGGACTGATTTGATCAACGCTATCAAACGATCGGTTGATCCCAAGTGGAAGACTATTACTTGTAGTATTATTTGCTGTGGTTGTTCACAGCCGACGTCGGCGGTTGAAATGTCCACTGGCGAAAGGGATGTTAGCGAATACATGAGAAGTAAAGAGCACGCCAGGTGTGTTG gtattcATCCTTCAGATAGTTCCATAGCCTTAACGACTCATCAACCTTTATATCCTCCTGGAAGGATAGTGCATGTTGTCAGGCAGCACCCCACAACAGGACA GCAAGCGTTGTCGAAGAGTGATCCGGTCTACCAGGCCCTCTGGGCGGCCAACACCGACTTCGACGAGGTCCTCATCTCGCCAGTGATGATCCAGGATCACATGCCGGACACGTTGCTCGACGCCTTGAACAAG GTCGATCGCAGGGACGAACGTCACAGATTGAGGAATACGGAGACGGGGGACAGTCCCGTTAGGGGCGACAGTCCCCTACTCGAACATCAACCTGCACCACCAGACACCAGGTACAGTATCCATgaacaaaactattttattttaataattacttgttGA
- the LOC109602642 gene encoding diacylglycerol lipase-alpha isoform X1, translating to MPGIVVFRRRWSVGSDDLVVPGAFLFTVHLIWTIILGCVLFLIHFDRSVQCVLLLWCLILVYLVILILSLAVEFAICVVAMRGSILETAQRSSMQYILYLRLTVMFVEAGWLSAGVAWLIKYYLDCEIDKAKETVLGMVVFNWCILLSVLVTVWCTYDTAGRSWVKMKQYQRSMRESESKFQYKRSGSTRNWRQRKVLRAYEDSWHNRCRFLFCCSSGSDRNRNSFSDIARIFSDYFRDLDVVPSDVVVGLVLLRKFQKIEQKAIVEQRKNDTYEFLSGAPITPRTQFLSLHDDGSDLNEFENVIHYAYFAVRAYNWPIYLMTNKMGLCRLCAGLNCCCIPCRKQSGSGNAEILDDNCCKCNYAALKLLTEMGDIEIIYATYHVDVGQTPFFVALDYDKRKIIISIRGTLSMKDVLTDLNAEGEPIPLTQQKDDWLGHKGMVQAAQYILEKLDEEQLVERAQNYRPERGTNDFEIVIVGHSLGAGTASILGILLRERHPTLLCYCYSPPGGLLSAPAVEYTKEFTISVVVGKDVVPRIGLHQMETLRTDLINAIKRSVDPKWKTITCSIICCGCSQPTSAVEMSTGERDVSEYMRSKEHARCVGIHPSDSSIALTTHQPLYPPGRIVHVVRQHPTTGQQALSKSDPVYQALWAANTDFDEVLISPVMIQDHMPDTLLDALNKVVTTTGPKKPQRSASTSEPSSQYWTATTSNPNLFLETSFTSLQSPDSNTSSVTNGYYSTKSHPSSLCLTSEYNKSKLLSPISAKITFDGKRDSPVNNNQISIVPVHHRPLTKSFSLSLKRTTSPACKVDLIHDDWFGLAPLASPESLSELSSISSRASLVTTSVIVEINTPKVMRRTPKIIGSLSTCADDIRNVRNFQKAKTFTRLFINNNTESSSSSNLSYESASSSNRCCSNTDSLCKTTDSNCCEEECPNSDEFQSAEDILDNVLASAGCKEFFNSESNFLETHFDLLQEQACDNSPVSVFKASSPFYPPVLSPSSPNADPDLISNLAIDISLDEEHRSNYYQHSKTGSSIDSGSVCRTPSDITKNVTFNPQVVTVSTISCDDIPPSPIRWRKLFKGRNNQKSKSDPPKLPPLPPPTPTGPIVSILSSKNRHLNEEAAKKEDDTASEQSLRTSDDTSKSSGDRTLDCFSRTEQLPLLSSLNATNIDRTPSPRLLRRKKYVYPSDIVVMAHPNESSV from the exons ATGCCGGGGATCGTGGTGTTCAGGAGGCGGTGGAGTGTCGGTTCCGATGATCTGGTCGTTCCCGGTGCGTTCCTGTTCACCGTGCATCTTATATG gacTATAATATTGGGTTGCGTCCTGTTCCTGATCCACTTCGACCGGAGTGTGCAATGTGTTCTGTTACTGTGGTGTCTCATCCTCGTCTACTTGGTCATCCTGATCTTGTCCCTGGCGGTCGAGTTCGCCATCTGTGTGGTGGCGATGCGGGGCAGCATCTTAGAAACAGCCCAAAGGTCCAGCATGCAGTACATCCTCTACCTCAGACTAA CTGTGATGTTCGTAGAAGCAGGTTGGCTCTCCGCCGGCGTAGCCtggttaataaaatactatttagaCTGTGAAATCGACAAAGCCAAAGAGACTGTAttag GTATGGTAGTTTTCAACTGGTGCATCCTGCTGTCGGTGTTGGTAACCGTGTGGTGCACCTACGACACGGCCGGCCGTTCCTGGGTGAAGATGAAACAGTACCAGCGCAGCATGCGCGAATCCGAATCGAAGTTCCAGTACAAACGGTCGGGCAGCACGAGAAACTGGCGCCAACGCAAAGTACTGAGGGCGTACGAAGACAGCTGGCACAACAGATGCAGGTTCCTGTTCTGCTGTTCCTCCGGCTCCGACCGCAACAGGAACTCCTTCTCGGACATCGCGCGCATATTCTCCGACTACTTCCGCGACCTGGACGTGGTGCCGTCCGACGTGGTGGTGGGTCTGGTGCTGTTGCGTAAGTTCCAGAAGATCGAACAGAAGGCGATTGTGGAGCAGAGGAAGAACGACACGTACGAATTTCTGTCAGGCGCCCCCATCACGCCCCGGACCCAGTTCCTGTCGTTGCACGACGACGGTTCCGACCTGAACGAGTTCGAGAACGTGATCCATTACGCTTACTTCGCGGTGAGGGCGTACAACTGGCCCATCTACTTGATGACCAACAAGATGGGGCTGTGCAGACTTTGCGCTGGCTTGAACTGCTGTTGCATACCTTGCAGGAAGCAATCGGGTTCGGGCAACGCCGAAATTTTGGATGACAACTGTTGCAAGTGCAACTACGCCGCCTTGAAGTTACTGACGGAAATGG GAGATATTGAAATAATCTACGCCACTTATCACGTAGACGTGGGCCAAACCCCGTTCTTCGTGGCCTTGGACTATGACAAACGAAAAATCATCATCAGCATCCGTGGTACCCTCTCCATGAAG GACGTCCTGACGGACTTAAACGCCGAAGGCGAACCCATACCCTTGACGCAACAGAAGGACGACTGGCTGGGTCACAAGGGGATGGTGCAGGCCGCCCAGTACATCCTGGAGAAGCTGGACGAAGAACAACTGGTGGAACGGGCCCAAAACTACAGGCCGGAACGTGGTACCAACGATTTCGAAATTGTGATCGTGGGCCACTCACTTGGTGCCGGTACTGCCAGCATCCTGGGAATACTTCTGAGGGAACGACACCCCACACTTCTGTGTTACTGTTACTCGCCGCCCGGTGGTCTGCTGTCGGCGCCTGCGGTCGAGTACACCAAGGAGTTTACGATTTCGGTGGTGGTGGGGAAGGATGTGGTACCGAGGATCGGGCTGCACCAAATGGAGACGCTGCGGACTGATTTGATCAACGCTATCAAACGATCGGTTGATCCCAAGTGGAAGACTATTACTTGTAGTATTATTTGCTGTGGTTGTTCACAGCCGACGTCGGCGGTTGAAATGTCCACTGGCGAAAGGGATGTTAGCGAATACATGAGAAGTAAAGAGCACGCCAGGTGTGTTG gtattcATCCTTCAGATAGTTCCATAGCCTTAACGACTCATCAACCTTTATATCCTCCTGGAAGGATAGTGCATGTTGTCAGGCAGCACCCCACAACAGGACA GCAAGCGTTGTCGAAGAGTGATCCGGTCTACCAGGCCCTCTGGGCGGCCAACACCGACTTCGACGAGGTCCTCATCTCGCCAGTGATGATCCAGGATCACATGCCGGACACGTTGCTCGACGCCTTGAACAAG GTTGTAACGACAACGGGACCGAAGAAGCCGCAACGTTCGGCTTCGACGTCGGAACCATCGAGCCAATATTGGACAGCCACCACCTCCAACCCCAATCTGTTCCTCGAAACGTCGTTTACCTCGCTCCAAAGTCCGGACAGCAACACGAGCTCGGTCACCAACGGGTACTATTCGACCAAATCGCATCCCAGCAGTCTGTGCCTGACCAGTGAATACAACAAAAGCAAACTGTTGAGCCCGATCAGTGCTAAAATAACGTTCGACGGCAAACGCGACTCGCCGGTGAACAACAACCAGATCTCGATCGTGCCAGTGCACCACAGACCTTTAACCAAGAGTTTCAGTTTGAGTTTGAAACGGACTACAAGTCCGGCTTGCAAAGTGGACTTGATACACGACGACTGGTTCGGGCTGGCGCCCCTGGCCAGTCCGGAAAGCCTGTCGGAACTGTCCAGCATCAGTTCCAGGGCCAGCTTGGTCACCACCAGCGTCATCGTCGAGATCAACACTCCTAAG GTGATGAGGAGGACTCCCAAAATCATCGGCAGCCTGAGCACCTGCGCCGACGACATCAGGAACGTGAGGAACTTCCAAAAGGCCAAAACCTTCACCCGACTGTTCATCAACAACAACACGGAAAGTTCGTCCAGCAGCAACCTGAGCTACGAATCAGCTTCCAGCAGTAACAGGTGCTGTTCCAACACGGACAGCCTGTGCAAAACCACTGACTCCAACTGTTG TGAGGAGGAGTGCCCGAACAGTGATGAGTTCCAATCAGCCGAAGACATTCTGGACAACGTCCTGGCCAGCGCCGGTTGCAAGGAGTTCTTCAACTCGGAATCCAACTTCTTGGAGACGCACTTCGACCTACTCCAAGAGCAAGCCTGTGATAATTCGCCCGTATCCGTCTTCAAAGCCTCCTCGCCGTTCTATCCTCCG GTCTTGTCGCCAAGTAGTCCGAATGCCGATCCGGATTTAATATCTAACTTAGCTATAGACATTAGTTTAGACGAAGAACACAGATCGAATTATTATCAACATAGCAAAACTGGCAGCAGCATCGATTCCGGGAGTGTTTGCAGGACCCCCTCTGATATCACCAAAAATGTCACCTTCAATCCGCAG GTGGTGACCGTGTCGACGATCAGCTGCGACGACATCCCACCGTCGCCGATAAGGTGGAGGAAGCTGTTCAAGGGACGCAACAACCAAAAAAGCAAGTCGGACCCCCCTAAGCTCCCACCTCTGCCACCGCCAACTCCGACGGGCCCCATAGTGTCGATACTGAGCTCCAAGAACCGTCACCTGAACGAGGAGGCGGCGAAGAAGGAGGACGACACGGCCAGCGAGCAAAGTCTGCGCACCAGCGACGACACGTCGAAGTCGAGCGGCGATCGGACTCTTGATTGTTTCTCGCGCACCGAACAGCTGCCCCTGCTGAGCAGCCTCAACGCCACCAACATCGACCGGACTCCATCGCCCAGGCTGTTGCGCAGGAAGAAGTACGTCTATCCCTCGGACATCGTCGTCATGGCGCACCCCAACGAGAGTTCCGTGTAG
- the LOC109602642 gene encoding diacylglycerol lipase-alpha isoform X2, with the protein MPGIVVFRRRWSVGSDDLVVPGAFLFTVHLIWTIILGCVLFLIHFDRSVQCVLLLWCLILVYLVILILSLAVEFAICVVAMRGSILETAQRSSMQYILYLRLTVMFVEAGWLSAGVAWLIKYYLDCEIDKAKETVLGMVVFNWCILLSVLVTVWCTYDTAGRSWVKMKQYQRSMRESESKFQYKRSGSTRNWRQRKVLRAYEDSWHNRCRFLFCCSSGSDRNRNSFSDIARIFSDYFRDLDVVPSDVVVGLVLLRKFQKIEQKAIVEQRKNDTYEFLSGAPITPRTQFLSLHDDGSDLNEFENVIHYAYFAVRAYNWPIYLMTNKMGLCRLCAGLNCCCIPCRKQSGSGNAEILDDNCCKCNYAALKLLTEMGDIEIIYATYHVDVGQTPFFVALDYDKRKIIISIRGTLSMKDVLTDLNAEGEPIPLTQQKDDWLGHKGMVQAAQYILEKLDEEQLVERAQNYRPERGTNDFEIVIVGHSLGAGTASILGILLRERHPTLLCYCYSPPGGLLSAPAVEYTKEFTISVVVGKDVVPRIGLHQMETLRTDLINAIKRSVDPKWKTITCSIICCGCSQPTSAVEMSTGERDVSEYMRSKEHARCVGIHPSDSSIALTTHQPLYPPGRIVHVVRQHPTTGQQALSKSDPVYQALWAANTDFDEVLISPVMIQDHMPDTLLDALNKVVTTTGPKKPQRSASTSEPSSQYWTATTSNPNLFLETSFTSLQSPDSNTSSVTNGYYSTKSHPSSLCLTSEYNKSKLLSPISAKITFDGKRDSPVNNNQISIVPVHHRPLTKSFSLSLKRTTSPACKVDLIHDDWFGLAPLASPESLSELSSISSRASLVTTSVIVEINTPKVMRRTPKIIGSLSTCADDIRNVRNFQKAKTFTRLFINNNTESSSSSNLSYESASSSNRCCSNTDSLCKTTDSNCC; encoded by the exons ATGCCGGGGATCGTGGTGTTCAGGAGGCGGTGGAGTGTCGGTTCCGATGATCTGGTCGTTCCCGGTGCGTTCCTGTTCACCGTGCATCTTATATG gacTATAATATTGGGTTGCGTCCTGTTCCTGATCCACTTCGACCGGAGTGTGCAATGTGTTCTGTTACTGTGGTGTCTCATCCTCGTCTACTTGGTCATCCTGATCTTGTCCCTGGCGGTCGAGTTCGCCATCTGTGTGGTGGCGATGCGGGGCAGCATCTTAGAAACAGCCCAAAGGTCCAGCATGCAGTACATCCTCTACCTCAGACTAA CTGTGATGTTCGTAGAAGCAGGTTGGCTCTCCGCCGGCGTAGCCtggttaataaaatactatttagaCTGTGAAATCGACAAAGCCAAAGAGACTGTAttag GTATGGTAGTTTTCAACTGGTGCATCCTGCTGTCGGTGTTGGTAACCGTGTGGTGCACCTACGACACGGCCGGCCGTTCCTGGGTGAAGATGAAACAGTACCAGCGCAGCATGCGCGAATCCGAATCGAAGTTCCAGTACAAACGGTCGGGCAGCACGAGAAACTGGCGCCAACGCAAAGTACTGAGGGCGTACGAAGACAGCTGGCACAACAGATGCAGGTTCCTGTTCTGCTGTTCCTCCGGCTCCGACCGCAACAGGAACTCCTTCTCGGACATCGCGCGCATATTCTCCGACTACTTCCGCGACCTGGACGTGGTGCCGTCCGACGTGGTGGTGGGTCTGGTGCTGTTGCGTAAGTTCCAGAAGATCGAACAGAAGGCGATTGTGGAGCAGAGGAAGAACGACACGTACGAATTTCTGTCAGGCGCCCCCATCACGCCCCGGACCCAGTTCCTGTCGTTGCACGACGACGGTTCCGACCTGAACGAGTTCGAGAACGTGATCCATTACGCTTACTTCGCGGTGAGGGCGTACAACTGGCCCATCTACTTGATGACCAACAAGATGGGGCTGTGCAGACTTTGCGCTGGCTTGAACTGCTGTTGCATACCTTGCAGGAAGCAATCGGGTTCGGGCAACGCCGAAATTTTGGATGACAACTGTTGCAAGTGCAACTACGCCGCCTTGAAGTTACTGACGGAAATGG GAGATATTGAAATAATCTACGCCACTTATCACGTAGACGTGGGCCAAACCCCGTTCTTCGTGGCCTTGGACTATGACAAACGAAAAATCATCATCAGCATCCGTGGTACCCTCTCCATGAAG GACGTCCTGACGGACTTAAACGCCGAAGGCGAACCCATACCCTTGACGCAACAGAAGGACGACTGGCTGGGTCACAAGGGGATGGTGCAGGCCGCCCAGTACATCCTGGAGAAGCTGGACGAAGAACAACTGGTGGAACGGGCCCAAAACTACAGGCCGGAACGTGGTACCAACGATTTCGAAATTGTGATCGTGGGCCACTCACTTGGTGCCGGTACTGCCAGCATCCTGGGAATACTTCTGAGGGAACGACACCCCACACTTCTGTGTTACTGTTACTCGCCGCCCGGTGGTCTGCTGTCGGCGCCTGCGGTCGAGTACACCAAGGAGTTTACGATTTCGGTGGTGGTGGGGAAGGATGTGGTACCGAGGATCGGGCTGCACCAAATGGAGACGCTGCGGACTGATTTGATCAACGCTATCAAACGATCGGTTGATCCCAAGTGGAAGACTATTACTTGTAGTATTATTTGCTGTGGTTGTTCACAGCCGACGTCGGCGGTTGAAATGTCCACTGGCGAAAGGGATGTTAGCGAATACATGAGAAGTAAAGAGCACGCCAGGTGTGTTG gtattcATCCTTCAGATAGTTCCATAGCCTTAACGACTCATCAACCTTTATATCCTCCTGGAAGGATAGTGCATGTTGTCAGGCAGCACCCCACAACAGGACA GCAAGCGTTGTCGAAGAGTGATCCGGTCTACCAGGCCCTCTGGGCGGCCAACACCGACTTCGACGAGGTCCTCATCTCGCCAGTGATGATCCAGGATCACATGCCGGACACGTTGCTCGACGCCTTGAACAAG GTTGTAACGACAACGGGACCGAAGAAGCCGCAACGTTCGGCTTCGACGTCGGAACCATCGAGCCAATATTGGACAGCCACCACCTCCAACCCCAATCTGTTCCTCGAAACGTCGTTTACCTCGCTCCAAAGTCCGGACAGCAACACGAGCTCGGTCACCAACGGGTACTATTCGACCAAATCGCATCCCAGCAGTCTGTGCCTGACCAGTGAATACAACAAAAGCAAACTGTTGAGCCCGATCAGTGCTAAAATAACGTTCGACGGCAAACGCGACTCGCCGGTGAACAACAACCAGATCTCGATCGTGCCAGTGCACCACAGACCTTTAACCAAGAGTTTCAGTTTGAGTTTGAAACGGACTACAAGTCCGGCTTGCAAAGTGGACTTGATACACGACGACTGGTTCGGGCTGGCGCCCCTGGCCAGTCCGGAAAGCCTGTCGGAACTGTCCAGCATCAGTTCCAGGGCCAGCTTGGTCACCACCAGCGTCATCGTCGAGATCAACACTCCTAAG GTGATGAGGAGGACTCCCAAAATCATCGGCAGCCTGAGCACCTGCGCCGACGACATCAGGAACGTGAGGAACTTCCAAAAGGCCAAAACCTTCACCCGACTGTTCATCAACAACAACACGGAAAGTTCGTCCAGCAGCAACCTGAGCTACGAATCAGCTTCCAGCAGTAACAGGTGCTGTTCCAACACGGACAGCCTGTGCAAAACCACTGACTCCAACTGTTG TTAA
- the LOC109602642 gene encoding diacylglycerol lipase-alpha isoform X4, producing the protein MPGIVVFRRRWSVGSDDLVVPGAFLFTVHLIWTIILGCVLFLIHFDRSVQCVLLLWCLILVYLVILILSLAVEFAICVVAMRGSILETAQRSSMQYILYLRLTVMFVEAGWLSAGVAWLIKYYLDCEIDKAKETVLGMVVFNWCILLSVLVTVWCTYDTAGRSWVKMKQYQRSMRESESKFQYKRSGSTRNWRQRKVLRAYEDSWHNRCRFLFCCSSGSDRNRNSFSDIARIFSDYFRDLDVVPSDVVVGLVLLRKFQKIEQKAIVEQRKNDTYEFLSGAPITPRTQFLSLHDDGSDLNEFENVIHYAYFAVRAYNWPIYLMTNKMGLCRLCAGLNCCCIPCRKQSGSGNAEILDDNCCKCNYAALKLLTEMGDIEIIYATYHVDVGQTPFFVALDYDKRKIIISIRGTLSMKDVLTDLNAEGEPIPLTQQKDDWLGHKGMVQAAQYILEKLDEEQLVERAQNYRPERGTNDFEIVIVGHSLGAGTASILGILLRERHPTLLCYCYSPPGGLLSAPAVEYTKEFTISVVVGKDVVPRIGLHQMETLRTDLINAIKRSVDPKWKTITCSIICCGCSQPTSAVEMSTGERDVSEYMRSKEHARCVGIHPSDSSIALTTHQPLYPPGRIVHVVRQHPTTGQQALSKSDPVYQALWAANTDFDEVLISPVMIQDHMPDTLLDALNKVDRRDERHRLRNTETGDSPVRGDSPLLEHQPAPPDTRL; encoded by the exons ATGCCGGGGATCGTGGTGTTCAGGAGGCGGTGGAGTGTCGGTTCCGATGATCTGGTCGTTCCCGGTGCGTTCCTGTTCACCGTGCATCTTATATG gacTATAATATTGGGTTGCGTCCTGTTCCTGATCCACTTCGACCGGAGTGTGCAATGTGTTCTGTTACTGTGGTGTCTCATCCTCGTCTACTTGGTCATCCTGATCTTGTCCCTGGCGGTCGAGTTCGCCATCTGTGTGGTGGCGATGCGGGGCAGCATCTTAGAAACAGCCCAAAGGTCCAGCATGCAGTACATCCTCTACCTCAGACTAA CTGTGATGTTCGTAGAAGCAGGTTGGCTCTCCGCCGGCGTAGCCtggttaataaaatactatttagaCTGTGAAATCGACAAAGCCAAAGAGACTGTAttag GTATGGTAGTTTTCAACTGGTGCATCCTGCTGTCGGTGTTGGTAACCGTGTGGTGCACCTACGACACGGCCGGCCGTTCCTGGGTGAAGATGAAACAGTACCAGCGCAGCATGCGCGAATCCGAATCGAAGTTCCAGTACAAACGGTCGGGCAGCACGAGAAACTGGCGCCAACGCAAAGTACTGAGGGCGTACGAAGACAGCTGGCACAACAGATGCAGGTTCCTGTTCTGCTGTTCCTCCGGCTCCGACCGCAACAGGAACTCCTTCTCGGACATCGCGCGCATATTCTCCGACTACTTCCGCGACCTGGACGTGGTGCCGTCCGACGTGGTGGTGGGTCTGGTGCTGTTGCGTAAGTTCCAGAAGATCGAACAGAAGGCGATTGTGGAGCAGAGGAAGAACGACACGTACGAATTTCTGTCAGGCGCCCCCATCACGCCCCGGACCCAGTTCCTGTCGTTGCACGACGACGGTTCCGACCTGAACGAGTTCGAGAACGTGATCCATTACGCTTACTTCGCGGTGAGGGCGTACAACTGGCCCATCTACTTGATGACCAACAAGATGGGGCTGTGCAGACTTTGCGCTGGCTTGAACTGCTGTTGCATACCTTGCAGGAAGCAATCGGGTTCGGGCAACGCCGAAATTTTGGATGACAACTGTTGCAAGTGCAACTACGCCGCCTTGAAGTTACTGACGGAAATGG GAGATATTGAAATAATCTACGCCACTTATCACGTAGACGTGGGCCAAACCCCGTTCTTCGTGGCCTTGGACTATGACAAACGAAAAATCATCATCAGCATCCGTGGTACCCTCTCCATGAAG GACGTCCTGACGGACTTAAACGCCGAAGGCGAACCCATACCCTTGACGCAACAGAAGGACGACTGGCTGGGTCACAAGGGGATGGTGCAGGCCGCCCAGTACATCCTGGAGAAGCTGGACGAAGAACAACTGGTGGAACGGGCCCAAAACTACAGGCCGGAACGTGGTACCAACGATTTCGAAATTGTGATCGTGGGCCACTCACTTGGTGCCGGTACTGCCAGCATCCTGGGAATACTTCTGAGGGAACGACACCCCACACTTCTGTGTTACTGTTACTCGCCGCCCGGTGGTCTGCTGTCGGCGCCTGCGGTCGAGTACACCAAGGAGTTTACGATTTCGGTGGTGGTGGGGAAGGATGTGGTACCGAGGATCGGGCTGCACCAAATGGAGACGCTGCGGACTGATTTGATCAACGCTATCAAACGATCGGTTGATCCCAAGTGGAAGACTATTACTTGTAGTATTATTTGCTGTGGTTGTTCACAGCCGACGTCGGCGGTTGAAATGTCCACTGGCGAAAGGGATGTTAGCGAATACATGAGAAGTAAAGAGCACGCCAGGTGTGTTG gtattcATCCTTCAGATAGTTCCATAGCCTTAACGACTCATCAACCTTTATATCCTCCTGGAAGGATAGTGCATGTTGTCAGGCAGCACCCCACAACAGGACA GCAAGCGTTGTCGAAGAGTGATCCGGTCTACCAGGCCCTCTGGGCGGCCAACACCGACTTCGACGAGGTCCTCATCTCGCCAGTGATGATCCAGGATCACATGCCGGACACGTTGCTCGACGCCTTGAACAAG GTCGATCGCAGGGACGAACGTCACAGATTGAGGAATACGGAGACGGGGGACAGTCCCGTTAGGGGCGACAGTCCCCTACTCGAACATCAACCTGCACCACCAGACACCAG GTTGTAA